aatttattatttttacaattcatgttgtttatttatttttatgttattgaattaaaatataaataattttttaaaaaaggtagCTAAGTTTTCCACGATTTTCTCTGAATTCGTCAGCAATCAAAATCAATGTTCATCTTGAAAACTTATGCTGATATTTAATGTAAAACATTTGCAGTATTATCCAAAAACTCCTCCAATTCTAACCATAGAACAatactcttaaaaaaatagaatactgCCAAAAGCACCTATGTACTAGCCATTAAAATTTTgtccttaactttttatttattcgtTCTACttcaataaaaagttaaatcCTTTCTTTATATATTGCACTCACGGCTAACAGGATCTCTAATAGGAATTTTGAgtgaaagaaattatttttttccaattgaAGTAAATCTATATGATAAAGACGAGTTTTTTCGGTaagaaactataaaaaaaattatattttaacaataaaaaataatattgatttgaCACAtagtaatatttataattaagtaaaaataaaaaatatataaaagtgtaaatttattaaaatttcctaaaatttcttatgtatgaatttctttcaaatgtcaaaattataaataaaaaaataacttcaaaaaTCTCCATTTGAGATGCTCTAATTTGtgtggagagaaaaaaagagtacACCTCATGCATACGCGTTTCAGTCATTCAATTGATACAAGCTGATCTGAACACCTAGCATTCCTTTACCCCGAATAATATAACGTGTAGAACAAAGTTGTAAACTTTTATAacatctaaaattaaattacgaattatcatataaaataaaattaacttatatattaataattaatgattggTTAAAAAACTCGATGAAAAGTCCAAAAGCTGGTTAATTGAAAATTCACTTTGGCAAAAACTACTACTACATTTGGTAACAAATTTCAAGTCCTGATAATTTGAAGAGCTACCCCTAAAGGTGGAGAGGGTATtgatacaaaagaaaaatgccTGCAGGCTCCGACAAAAATAGGATAAATTGATAGAAAACTCTACCCTAAGTACGGTTGCATTCCCTCAAATCAAAAGATCTTGAAAAGCAGACCACCATGAGTGGCAAAAAATGGTGCGAAGACAAGCGACTCAACTGCCATGAGCTTGATGAGGATGTTGAGTGAAGGGCCTGAAGTATCTTTAAGAGGGTCTCCAATGGTATCCCCAATAACAGCTGCCTTGTGCGGTTCAGATCCTTTCGGGCCCAAGGTCCTTGCATGCTCGGACGCACCAGCCTGAAATTTGAACCCAACAAGGAATTTCATCaatcaacaaaaaacaaaaacgcaATCCTAATTTTATCAAGTGCCAGAAATTATTATTACGTACCTCAATGTACTTCTTAGCATTATCCCAAGCACCGCCAGTGTTGGATGCTGATATTGCAATCTAATGAGAACCAGTGCAGAGGGACAAAAAGATTCAGCACACTTCACATAATGTGATACTTAAGACCAAATTTCACGTAACGTGTGGCAAGAGTATCAGTATTACCTGTACGCCAGAAACTAGAGCCCCGGCAAGAACACCCGAAAGTGTTTCCACACCAAAGAAGATGCCAACAATGAGTGGTGTGAGCATGACAAGGGCACCTGGAGGAATCATCTCCTTGATGGATGCATCAGTAGAAATTTTGACGCAGGTGGCATAATCAGGCTTGGCATGACCCTCCATAAGTCCTGGAATAGTGTTGAACTGCCTACGAACCTCCTCAACCATCTTCAAAGCTGCACTTCCAACACTCTTCATGGTCATAGCGGAAAACCAGTAAGGAAGCATGGCACCAACTATGAGTCCAATAAAGACCTTGGGTGTCAAGACATCAACAGTTGAAATTCCAGCTCTGCTCACAAATGCACCAAATAGGGCCAAAGACACCAGAGCGGCAGACCCAATAGCAAATCCCTAGTACAAGACAGAGTAAATTCAGTAATTTAGTTATACATACATGGAGGAGCATAACTCATCCAAGTATAAGTATTCTATTACACCCAAATTACTTCACTGAATAGATATTTTACAGCTTTTATAATTTGGGACAGCAATCTATGTAGCATTCCATTTGAACCAGAAAATTAGATAGCCTGCTCAGAAATATAAGTGCATCATAGTACCTTGCCTATGGCAGCAGTAGTGTTGCCAGCAGCATCAAGGGCATCAGTTCTCTCACGAATACGATGGCTCATGCCTGCCATCTCAGCAATACCTCCTGCATTGTCACTGATTGGCCCATAGGCATCAATAGCCAACCCTGTCGCAATGGTGCTCAGCATCCCAAGGGCAGCCACAGCAATGCCATACATTGCAGCAAAAGTAAAACTCACAAAAATGCTGATTGCAATGGCAAAAATAGGAATAATGACAGACTTGTATCCCAGAGCAAGGCCAAAGATGACATTGGTTGCAGCTCCAGTCCGGCAGGAATCAGCAACATCTTGTACAGGACTGAAGACAATCAAACAATGATGGTCAAGACTGTTGACAGAGAAAGCATAGCAAAGATTGCACAAGTTTGTTAACATTTAATTACCTGTAAGCATTGCTTGTATAGTACTCAGTAACAAACCCAATAATAAGTCCAGCCCATAGACCAACACCCACACAGAGGAACAGCTGCCTGAAAATTTAAACCATGTTAGTAGCTGGATATCAATTGCCATTCACGatcaacaaaaacaacattggTCGTCTTGAAATTCAGACACTGTTCTGaatgattttcaaaaaatatgacCAACATTTAAATATAAGCCAACCTATTGTGTTTCCCTGGAGGAATTAGAAAGAAACTACTAGACATAAATGAAGATCAGAAACTTCAACATTGAGTGttttataaacattaaacaACTAACATCTTACCAGCTCTTTACTTCCTTCTGAGCACCAAAGTTGAAAATTGTGAAGGATGTTGGCAGAGCAATCCAACTAATAATTGCAATTCCAACAGTCATGAGTACTGTAGAGATGATAAGCTGCTTTTTTAGAGCTGGTTCAATTTCCTTGACAGCCTTGATCTCAAAGAAATCAGTTGCAAAGAGAGTAGTAATCAAACAGACAATAATGCCCATAGAACTGATGAGTAGGGGATATAACATTGCAGTGAACTCGTGGTTGATTCCAAATGAGGAAATGGAAGCAACAACTAAGGCAGCACAAGATGATTCAGCATATGAGCCAAAAAGATCAGAACCCATCCCTGCAATATCTCCAACATTATCACCAACATTGTCAGCAATCACCTGATCATAGGACCATAGAAAGGATCAGTAGTCAATACTAAATACCATTACAAgctttgaaaataaaaggctaACATATTGATGGAAATGCACccatttttaaatcattttgtttttcaaaataggAAGGAGAGAGAGGGAAATGAAAAGGGCAAATGTGACTTACAGCTGGATTTCTTGGATCATCCTCTGGGATATTTCTCTCAACTTTTCCAACCAGATCAGCACCAACATCAGCAGCCTTGGTATAGATACCACCACCAACTCTGCCAAACAGAGCCATGGAAGATCCACCCAAACCATAACCAGTTATAGCCTCAAAAAGACCTTCCCAATCATCACCATAATATAGCTTGAAGAGATTGATGGTAATGTAGAGCACCAAAAGACCATTTGCTGCAAGAAGGAAACCCATCACTGCACCAGACCTAAATGCAGTAATGAAAGCCTTGCCAACTCCCTTTCTGGCTTCCAAGGTTGTCCTTGCATTGGCATAGGTTGCAATTTTCATCCCAAGGAAACCAGATAGGACTGAAGTTATAGCACCAAGCAAGAAAGATACAGTGCTAAACAATGCAGTCGCAAGGGCTGGCTTGCATAGCTTGCTCTTATCATACGTGCAGGGCTGGCTCTTAGTACTGAAGCCCTCCACGGAGCCCAGGAAAAGGAAGATCAGTATTGCAAAAGCAACCATGAAGATCCCCACATATTGATATTCAGTGAAAAGAAAGGATGTTGCACCTGTAAATCCATGCACAACTTGTAAGTACAGCATTAATATTATTCTATTGAATTTAGAAATCACTTTTCACGTCCAGGGCTTACAAGGTAGGGTCCAAGGACATACAATAAGGGATAACAAAAACTAGCTAGTGCATATATTCTGGGTATTGAATACCGAGAAATCAGAAAGACACAAAATAACTACCAATCTATGACATGCTATGCAGAAAATGGAAAGAAGTACATTCGGTGTCAGCATTCCGGATTGAAGAATGAAATTATGAAAAGGTATCAACTTTATTattgaagttattattattctctcagtaatttaaaattagggGACGAGACAGACGGTCGCCCCATCTCAAAGCAAAACAAACCTCAGAGCTCAAAGGAGCACTTACAGAACAAATTACATTCACTTCATAGTTGTAATATAAAACTACTAGCACATGTGCTAGACAAATTTCAGTTTAAGATCCATAACAGTTGAATATAATAATACAATCTGCAGTATTAAATCAAGTCATGGCGACGAGATTGACCGGTCTCGTCCTCACTAAATATATCACTGACCGTAGAATTTTACTAATTAGTAATAGTAATAGTTAACAATAAAGAACgttctaaattaaatattaacaatgCTGAAtactcttaaaatttaatagaaCTTATAACTAGAACAGTAGATCCATATAACTACCGACAGAACTTTACCgctgttagaaaaaaaatagcagCAACAATAAGTCCAAAACGGAAACTACagatatgtataaataaaacagGAACTGTTTTGTTAATCTAGATTTTTGCCATTAAAGATAAAGTATTATTAGTAATAGGTAATAATTATCTGTAAATATAGTAAGTAAAGTAGCGAAACAAGCCCAACAAATTAGGAATATAAtcataatcaataattaataaattacggCACCCAAGACGACAAAGGAGAAAGCATCACGTAAACTCGTTAAAAAACCTTTCTCAAGAATAGCCAACACATATCCAGAATCGAAGAACAAAATGCTGAGTTCGTTTAACGACAAACGCGAAGAAGAAACGCCGTTTCAAAACGACGTGTCAACATTTCAAGTTTCAGAAGCTGGAACACGCAAAGGCGCATAAGGAGATCTCAGAAGTATAAGCTCAGATCTAAAGCGGAGAGGTTAGGTTACCTTCGGAGATAGCGTTCTGTATCTCAGCGCATTTCACAACGACGCTGTGGTCGTTGATGCCTTCTTCCTCCTCAATGAGGAAGTCGCCGTAGCCGTTCTTGTTGTTGCGCGGCGACGACGTCGTTCCGTTTCGGTCGGGAGTGAGCTTGACGCGCGACACGAGGAACCACTGCACCAACGAGAACACGATCCCGATGACGGCGCAGGCCGGCACAACTATCTCCGTCGCAAGCTCAGACAGCAGAGCAGCACCCATCCTTGCCGGAAAACTAACTCCGCCGGTGGCCCGAACGGTGGGAAAATGCTGGGTTCGGCGGAACAGAGGCAGTCACAGAGAATGTGTGAGGGAAGCTCGAGTGCGGCGAAGCGAGGCATGGGGACATTTATATTGGGGGAGAGAGTGGTAGAGTGCGTTCGGTTTCTGAACGTTAAGTTGTACCTTATATTTCACCGTTGGATTGGCTGCATTGAGATTTTCAATCATCCAACGGTGGGTGCCAGCGAACACTCCAAAGAAATGTGAGATCTTACTTTACTTcttagtaaaagtaaaaataaatgaaaacctttatcttaggatttttttttagttaggtcttttatttttttaaaaatatattttggttattaattttttttagtttaatcttttatctttttaaaaaatccattttgttttttatgttattttttcaatttaattctttattttatttttttctacatctttcaatttatttaaaatagacttcattaatcatttaaaaatattttttttagttttcttttattttccttcacttcactttaataaaaaaattgttcttaGATGATGAATAatgtcaattttaaataaattgaatgattaaattggatagtaaaataaaattaatgaacaaaatattttttttaagaagataaataattaaattggactgaaaaaataaaataaataataaaattaaaatttttaagagataaaaaactaaattaaattaaaataaaataaaaaactaaataaatcatttgaCCTGAATAAAATgaatcattcattttttaaggatttaattatgctaattaagaaaatttatgcTTAATACTACTCTTTTTTAACTAAGATAATCATTTATTCAAGAGTCAAAGACTAATTTAAGAAGTAATTAAAGTCTATTTTACGATATTCACTTCTCTAAATAAATTAAGTACTTTCTATGCATATAGACTTAAGAATCTAATGAttagtattatatatgcatacataattttaaattatgagcgtgttaaaatatttattattactttctCGTCAATAAAATACATtgcttattatattatttaaaataaattggttGGTTTAAAGAGACTTACTCCTCATCCTACAAAAGaaagcaaataattttttagatgttgataaaaatatttcgtGTTATGTGTAACAAATATTCAGGTATCACTATCACTATTAGAGTATTAATTGTTGAGTTTTCAACAATAACTAAAATGGAGAATTCATACCCATGTTGTTAAAAATGGAAGTGATTTGACTCACTGCTAAAATACTCTAaggtataaattttatatttaaataaaaaaatgaagaatattatagtcacttaaaaaaaattacaatagaatttattaaacatttttttctaacatACATTTTTGTTAACTTCTggtataacatattttttagacCAAAATCGTATGCGGTGAAGAACAATAAAACATTTGGACAAAGTCGTGTTTATAAGGTTTCGACAAGTGCTTTTGCAAGATTTTAATATAAGATTCGTATTTTAGCATAAAAAGTGTTTAACTTCTAGTCCAACATACCTTTTAGAACAAAAATACATGTGGTGAAGGAAAATTAAACCTGAGCTCTTTCACACAAAATTGCGTTTTTTTACTGCTACAAATGTAAATCTAAACATAACactgttaaaattttatatatatatatatatatatatatatatatatatatatatatgtgtgtgtgtgtgtgtgtgtgtgtttgtgtgttttataatttaaatgtcacaatccaaaattaaatttactagATGAGAAGTTAGTTGGAAAATAGATACACTAACTACAAAAACAATCTAATAAATTGGAAACTTTGCCAAGCAATTAACTatgaattaaattgattgtaacTTTAAATTGtccaaaacttaattaaataagCTATAGAGCTGGAGTGATGTAAATAACATTGAAAGTCTAAAAATTAGAGGTATATCGATAGTAATATCATatgatttgtaaataaaatgttGTTTAATTCAacattgtcattttttattttattatttaataaattctatccaaacttaaatttgatttaattcaattcaatttaaaatgaaattagttgAATCAAAGctatataaagaaaattcatttcgataattttatactataaaGTCATAGAAAAGGTAATTTTAATAATCATACTGAttaaatttattctatttttattgacGTTTtggtgaaaataataattttttattttagtgtgTGTTTGAATAGGCACTaacaagttttatttaataagcgATTTATATTTAAAGATTTTAGCATAAAGTAAGATAGTAgtaaaagttaatatttttttttatctaacacacaagttatataaaaatacttcaacaatcaaatttaaattcaatatcAAATTTTTAACATCAAACTAAACATTTACAAATTTTCCtaaaatctcatttattaatatttcaacAGAATTTTATAGAATACAACATGAAATAAAACATACACTTGATTGTTGTTTTATGGTAATGGataattaaatagtaatttttaagCTTTATCTTTGATAGGTAATTACTACCAACATTGTTACAttgattatcaataaaattaggTGAAAAACTAACTTAAAACTGAAAGTTGATAATTAtttggtaaaattaattattaaaatagtttaaaaaatataaaatgataaaacaataataaaattatgatttatttaaaaaaatataactaaaaaattggataaatatattaaagataaaaaaatataaaaatgtaaaaactcCTGTAGTGTTTCAAAATGTGATGTTTGAAACTGAATGTAAAAGAATTATTAATCACTTTGATACTCTGAGTAAAGGAAACTCAGTTTTCCATACCTTCCTATCTAGttgcaaacatttttttttcaaattttagaaacTATAGGACGAGTTTAGTTCGAAATCAAGCAAATCTTATGGTTCAAACCTTTGTTAGGGCAGGAAAACCACATGCGGACATCCATAGTTATAGTTGTATTCAtgctcattttcattttattatcattgatgaaatgaaacaagtttattttcgaaaaaaaagtaacttttaaaaaaatattagaaattattaaaaaatttatttattgaacaatcaaatattttttttaattaatactaaaTATAATCAAAATGATATTTACACATAACGTCAACTACAAAAACTACGTCAAGGCTTTAATGATCTAGAAGTTGAGTCTTATGGCTTTAAATGGATGTAGAGAGAGAATggtgattaaagaaaaaaacctAACAAAATACACTTAATATCTctgtttgacaaaaaaaatatttaaggagagaaaagaagaattaatgctcattttttaattttaaataataaatgtttaataaaaaaaatgtcaataatgACAATTTAACAAGGATGCATATAATAAacagttttgttaaaaaatatttaataaactcTTATAACAAGGAACTACGGGAGTATAACTATCAAAACGCGTTAATCTCCCCACATGTGAagctaaaaaaatgttaattcacCACCTTAATTCTCAgcacattttttatttgcagttaaaaatattatgacttgTATTTTAATATAGATCGaacatgtaaaataaattttttgataatttatcattttacctCAAAAGTCATTTTGTCTCCAAAGTCATTTTATACCACATTTCCAAACAGCACTCAATAAGTTAACTCGTTGGTTGACTCATTCGTGGAAACGTACGTTGGGCGATGTGTCTCTTTCGGGGTTCGCATCAAGGAATATCCTATGTGCGTTAGGTATTAAGTGGGACCAGGGACTCTAGCAATCGTTGGATGATATGGTGACGGTGATGCTTTTGATGGAAGCTCCTACGGTGTGTGATCGATGCTTTCAGTGTGCGCAATAGCAGAGGATTGTGACCTGTTTAGCTGAGGTGAGAGAATATCGTGGAGGAACGGCTTTATGGACACTGACGTAACATGTGTTGAATGGCGTGCAAAGCATCCTATCCCATCCAACAATAatccttttctttcattttttttcttttgtcttttaataCTAGAATTTCGGCGTGGCCATTTCacaatataatgttttttatataattaaaaatcataataatacatattttaatatataatttatattctttcaaaaaacatatacttatattataattaaaatttatgataaaggatttttaatatattcaaagTATGAAGATAAAATATGGTAGATCGAAAGggattaataatttaaagtaaaataaaaaaacgggATAGTTGCCAGAAAATTCTTTTAGCTTGTTATGGGGAGAGTGTGTAAAATTCACATATAAATgagagaataaataaattaaaaataatcaaacttTTACTAACTAacttgtttattataatttatagtaCAGAAGTAAATTATCTATTTCCTTCTTAATCAACCGGATAAAGTTTGTTGAAAACTTAATACCAACTACTTCTTTAcaccaaattaattttgtttaaagatGATTTTGTTAAGTTTGAGTTTTATAAATTAGATATGACTTGTTTTAAAGACACTTGAACTATACACTAAGTCATCATCATTTATTTTAGATGAACTTTGATATTTCCTGGTGAAAATTAGTTAGGAGCAAGTCTTTCAAAGTACTAAAATCTATTAAAgaattaatcttttaataaatgttttttcaaaGGCATGAACATGAAAATTGAACCCTTGATATCATATATTTACGggacataattatttattaagcaTAATGTACAATGTTGATTggatcattttaattttgtatgatatcgtatgttttttaaattgtattgtttaaaattatgacgagttaataatattttttttccattttaatgactaatattttgtataaaataatattatatttaaatttatattaaaatatgtattgtaaaatatattttaagtataagtttgtacttatttaattttatggtttaTCTATTTGTAATATTaagattgatattttatattaacagattgaaatgatgaaatcttcttcttcttttgatacTGTGAATTGATCAAATCTTGATTCATACgttatttaaactaattaattaaattatgattaagtttaaataaatgatCGAACAAATATTTGGatcaattataaataaagaaaaatagttttaactcgtTCCAAAACAACTGTAACATAGCAATTCTTATATGTAATTAGGTTTTGTTCATTCTACAAGGAAAACGCTAATTGATGAAATCTAAGTTTTGCAGCCTTTGGAAACCCTAGCTAATCTAACATGTGCAAAACTTACCCCAATAAAAAAGTTGTTCTCCTATGTATTTATACTATCATTATCCTGTAGTGTGCAACATGTGTCCTTGTTGGGGTGTACGTGCTTCCCATTTTAGATGTTGTTTTCCCCCTCCGTGTCTCTAACATATTAGGGATAATGCATGCTATTTCGTTATGTTAGGAGACACTATTTTGGCTTGTGGGATGCTTGCTTCTTGAAAGGTACAA
This region of Glycine max cultivar Williams 82 chromosome 7, Glycine_max_v4.0, whole genome shotgun sequence genomic DNA includes:
- the LOC100803691 gene encoding pyrophosphate-energized vacuolar membrane proton pump, with protein sequence MGAALLSELATEIVVPACAVIGIVFSLVQWFLVSRVKLTPDRNGTTSSPRNNKNGYGDFLIEEEEGINDHSVVVKCAEIQNAISEGATSFLFTEYQYVGIFMVAFAILIFLFLGSVEGFSTKSQPCTYDKSKLCKPALATALFSTVSFLLGAITSVLSGFLGMKIATYANARTTLEARKGVGKAFITAFRSGAVMGFLLAANGLLVLYITINLFKLYYGDDWEGLFEAITGYGLGGSSMALFGRVGGGIYTKAADVGADLVGKVERNIPEDDPRNPAVIADNVGDNVGDIAGMGSDLFGSYAESSCAALVVASISSFGINHEFTAMLYPLLISSMGIIVCLITTLFATDFFEIKAVKEIEPALKKQLIISTVLMTVGIAIISWIALPTSFTIFNFGAQKEVKSWQLFLCVGVGLWAGLIIGFVTEYYTSNAYSPVQDVADSCRTGAATNVIFGLALGYKSVIIPIFAIAISIFVSFTFAAMYGIAVAALGMLSTIATGLAIDAYGPISDNAGGIAEMAGMSHRIRERTDALDAAGNTTAAIGKGFAIGSAALVSLALFGAFVSRAGISTVDVLTPKVFIGLIVGAMLPYWFSAMTMKSVGSAALKMVEEVRRQFNTIPGLMEGHAKPDYATCVKISTDASIKEMIPPGALVMLTPLIVGIFFGVETLSGVLAGALVSGVQIAISASNTGGAWDNAKKYIEAGASEHARTLGPKGSEPHKAAVIGDTIGDPLKDTSGPSLNILIKLMAVESLVFAPFFATHGGLLFKIF